The Sulfoacidibacillus ferrooxidans genome contains the following window.
TTGGTCTTCGGTGAACACCCTAGCATGTCCATCCTGACGACTCAGGTGTAACGCATCAGCTAGCATGACTTTGCTGATCGCTAGCGTGGCTTGTGTCATATAGACGGGAGCCGTCGGAAACATACTGGAGATCAGAGGTAATGCACCGATATGGTCTTGGTGAGCGTGCGTGATGAAGATGGCGTCAATCTTGGCGTGTTGCGTTTCAAGGAGTGCCAGATTCGGTAGTGGGTCTAATTCATTCATGCGCGTTCCGGCATCGACTAACCACTGGGTCGTGGCTGTGCGAAACCATATGCATGTAGCGCCAATCTCGGCGCCTCCTAGCATGGTGATGTCCAATGGTAACAGCTCCGATCGAAGACATAATGACTGGTTAACGATGTGTACAAGGAAGCTACTTTCTACCATCTTAGGTTAATGGTCAAGTCATAGCATCCATGTTTATGGAAATTAAAATCAATTTTATTATATCGAATACAGTTCCTGACTGATTGAATGCCCTACACAAGACCGTTCCCACCTTTGTTATGCAGGCATTTTACATTTTCTTGACATACGACGAAGGCGGCCTTTAAGGACCGCCGATGCGATGCTGGAGTGAGGTGAAGTGTCAGAGCTTCTTTGTTAATCACATTCTATACCTGAAGAATAAATCCCCAAAAGTGATGTATTAGATGTGTTTAATTATCGCAACCATTCACAGTAGTTGCTAAAATATTCAGTGGATTTCCTGTTTGCTTCCGTTCATAAACCTTATTTCCAACCTGCCATGCAATGGTGGTCTGTGACCTACTAGGAGTGTTTGAAGAGCTCGGTTGAAAAATGGTGATAACGCCTTTTTTTTGTGGGGTTGGGAGCATATGTGTATTCATATAAGCTACGATACTTTTCGCTAATTGAGTGCCTAAAGAACTGTTGCCCCAGCCCATCAAGAGAATGGTCCAATCACCTTTGTTCCATTTATATCCATATTGGCCTGATCCGCCTGAGAAATCAGCCTTTATTCCTGTCCCTAAATCGACAGGTGGTCCAGATGGATTCACTTGACCAAATTGCTGCTCAATACGTGTGATAGCCTTCATGGCTTCAGACGTATTCATATAATACTTTGCATTTATTCTAAGAAACGCTGTTACTCGTTGAAAAGATCGGGTGCCATTGCTCGGTTGTCCTGCACTTGTTACTGAACTGGTATTTACTTCCGTGTTCGTTTCAATTTGTTTGGAAGATACGGTCTGGTTTGAATGAGTATTTGTTACTTTTGTCGATGTTTGTAAAATTTTAGTGGTGCCACATCCTGAAAGAATTCCCACAATGCTCAATGCTATACCTACTGTTGCTAATTGTTTGTAATACTTCACCCTAGATTAACCTCCTTGTCGTCCATAAAGTAGACGAAATTAACCCATGGTTAGTTACATTTTGTTAATCAACAATGAAAACTGACCTATATTGTTAGCGTAAATAGACTTATTTTTCAAATAGTATCCTTTTGCTAACCTTGAGAGAGTGAGAAAAAACATAAATTAGAATTAAAAATACCCTGTTTAAACGAGTTTCTTCTATTAATAGAGACTACATCTCGTACAGATTACATCATAACTCCAAACTCAGATACACGTTGTCGAGTTCCTGCTGGGTAATCCCGATGTATGCAAGTGTGATCGATGGGGAGGAATGATTCAGTAGCTTTTGCAGGCGGGTAATATCTGTCCCCGACATGTACGCATGATAAGCGAACGTTTTGCGCAGCGTATGGGTTCCAATCCGGTCGGTGATGCCGATGGCACGTGCTGCATCGTTAATCACTTTATGCGCTTGGGACCGTTGCATCGCTCC
Protein-coding sequences here:
- a CDS encoding MBL fold metallo-hydrolase, translating into MDITMLGGAEIGATCIWFRTATTQWLVDAGTRMNELDPLPNLALLETQHAKIDAIFITHAHQDHIGALPLISSMFPTAPVYMTQATLAISKVMLADALHLSRQDGHARVFTEDQLDQLWPRIHVMGQDKVLSWQGIRVSTYSAGHILGAV